The Bacteroidota bacterium genome contains the following window.
CGCCTTTGTGGAAAACTTAACATCTAAAAATTGCATTTAAAAAAAATTGCACCAAATTTGCAAACCGTTTGAAAAGTTGATTAAATTCAAATAACTTATTTATTTTTGAAAACTTATTAAAATAGCTTAAAGTATGAAAAAAATCATTTTATTACTTATTTCAGTATTATTTGTATCAATGGCTTTTTCTCAAGTAGAAGTGAAAAATAAAAAACTACCTTCATTAGAATTAAAAGACCTTAACGGAAAAATAGTAAACCTTAACAAATACGCAGAAAACGAAAAAATTACAGTTATTTCAGTTTGGGCAACTTGGTGTGCACCTTGTATTAAAGAGATTACAAATATAAACGAGATACTTGATGATTGGTATGATGAATATGATATGGAATTTGTAATTATATCAATTGACAATTCAAGAAATGCTATGAAAGTAAAACCTTTTGTAAATGGTAAAGGATGGGATTTTGATGCTTTGCTTGATGTAAATAGTGATACAAAAAGAGCCTTAAATTACTCCAATCCACCTTTTACACTTCTGGTAAACAAAGATGGTGAAATTGTTTACAGACACACAGGTTATGTTGAAGGAGACGAATATAATCTTGAAGAAGAAATTATTAAAATAAGTAAATAAAAAAGTTAAAGAAATATTTCATTAATAATAAATTTATTACTTTTGCATCCTTAAAAAATTAACAATGGCAAATCATAAATCAGCAATTAAAAGAATAAGACAAAATAACGTTAGGAGACTAAGAAATAAGTATCAGTACAAGACTCTCCGTAATGCAATTACAAAGTTTAAAACTTTGACTAATAAAGGTGAAGCAGAGAAGGAATATAACCGCATTACTGCTATGGTTGACAAACTTGCAAAAAAGAATGTTATTCATAAAAACAAAGCAGCTAACCAAAAGTCATCCTTAGCAAAGTTTGTTAACACACTGTCTTAAATTTTTGCTAAAACAATTTTTAGTGTTTTGAGCAATGATAAAAAAAGATTAGGAATTAAGCAATGGTCTGAAGAAGACAGACCAAGGGAAAAATTGTTTTCAAAAGGAGCTAAGGCATTAACTAATGCTGAATTATTAGCAATTCTCATAGGTAGCGGAACAAGGTCATTATCAGCAGTTGATTTAGGTAAAGAGATACTTAATAGTTGCGAAAATGATATTAATGAACTTGCAAAACTAAGTGTTTCCCAAATGATTAAGTTTAAGGGAATTGGAGAAGCAAAGGCAATTACTATTGCTGCCGCACTTGAATTAGGTAACAGACGTTCCAAATTTCCTTCAAAAAATCCTAAGATTAGTTCCAGTAAATCTGTTTACGATTTTATGTATTCTAACTTTGCGGATTTGAATATAGAAAAATTTTATATTTTACTCCTCAAAAGGTCAAATCAAATTATTAATGCTAAAGAAATTAGCATTGGTGGAATTTCAGGAACTATTGTTGACCCCAAAATAATTTTTAAATACTGTATTGAAGAACTTGCTTCTTCTGTAATACTTTGTCATAATCATCCCTCAGGAAATACTAAGCCAAGTAATGCCGATATTGAACTTACCAATAAAATCAAACAAGGAGCAAAATTGTTGGATATTTCTTTACTTGATCATTTGATTTTTACTAATAATTCATACTTTAGCTTCGCTGATGAAGGGTTGATTTAGTAACTAATTAGCATTATTTTTACAAACAACAATTATTAATTTTGGTTAATTAAATTATGAAAAAGAAATATTTTATTATTTTGCTTTTACTTTCTTCCTTTTATGTTTTTTCTCAAGGACAACTTTCGGGTGATTTAATGCTAAATTCTAACTTTTATGATAAAGATACATCCATAGGGGCAAACACTTCTCAGTACAAACATGAGCTTTCCTCAGCAGAGGCATGGATGTTTTTGAATTATAAAATAAGCGGTTTTAATTTTTCTGTCCGCTATGACCTGTTCAATAATTCTCCATTACTTGACCCAAGCGAAGTTTATACCGAGCAAGGATTATCTTTTTATTCAGTGAATAAAATGATTGGTGATTTGGATATTACAGCAGGGTATTTTTATGACCAATTTGGTACAGGAATAATTTTCAGAGCCTTTGAAGACAGAACATTAGGTTTGGATTACGCTATTAATGGTATAAGATTGAAATATAATTTCTCGGATAATTTTAGAGCAAAAGCATTCACTGGAAAACAAAAATATAGGTTTGGAATGCATCCACAGGTACTTAAAGGAATTAATATCGAAAAGGATATTAATATTAAAGATAAAGCATCTTTATTAACAGGTGCTGGATTGATAAACAGAACAATTGATCACAATACTATGGGTTTGATTGCCAATGAAATAAATTCATATCTTTTAGAAGACAGATTTGTTCCAAAGTGGAATAATTTTGCAGCTACTTTTTATAACACATTGATATTTAAAAATATAAATTGGTATGTTGAATATGCTCAAAAAACAAATGAGGCAATAAAAAATAAAGCAGGTGATAAATTTATTTATAAAGATGGAAATGTTATTTATTCATCTTTGAATTATTCGGTTATGGGATTCGGATTGAGTTTGCAGTACAAAAAATCTACAACTTTTGCTATGCGTACATCACCGTTTATGGCACTTCTTGACGGAACAATAAATTATATGCCTCCAATGAGCAAACAAAATTCAAAAGCACTTCTTGCTCGTTACAGTATTTCTGCACAGGAGTTTGGTGAGGAAGCATTTCAAACAGAAGCAACTTATTCCCCAAACAAAAAAAATACTTTAAAAGGAAATTATTCTTATGTTGAAGATGAAAAAAATGATAAATTATTTAGTGAAATAAATGTTGAATGGTATAAAAAATTTAGCAAAAAGTTTAAATCAACAATTGGTTTACAATCCATTTATTACAACAAATTAGTTTATGAAAATCATCTTGATAACTATAAAGACGGAACACAGGAAGATGCGATTGTTAAAACAATTACACCTTATTCGGAGTTTGTTTATAAATTCAGTAGAAAGAAATCTTTAAGGGCAGAAATAGAATATTTGTTTACAGAACAAGATCATGGAGATTTTTTATTTACTTTGCTGGAATATAATATTGCACCAAAATTTTCTTTTTCTGTTTCGGATATGATAAATACAAAACCTAAGAAACTTGATGAGGTTAAGCATTACTATAATATTTCTTTGGTTTATTCTCATCATCAAACAAGATTTCAGATTGGATATATGAAACAAGTTGAGGGTGTTGTATGTACAGGAGGGATTTGTAGAGTAGAGCCGGCTTTTAGCGGAGTAAAATTTAATTTAACAACAAGTTTTTAATAAAATAAATATGAAGAAATTATTAGTAGTATTTTCAATAATTGTTTTTTTTACGGCATGTGAAGAGGAGGGACCATACATTAATTTTGAACCTGAAATTGTTGATACATCTTTAATTGATACAACTTATATATCTTTAACATCAGAAAATGCACAAACAAAAAATATTTTAATTGAGGATTTTACAGGAGTAAATTGTCCTAATTGCCCAAAAGCCGCACAAAAAATTCATGACTTACAAGCTCAATATCCTGACAGAATAGTTGCTGTTTCAATTCATCCTGAAGGATTTGCTTTTACTGAACCTTTTAGCTGTCATTATGATTTTAGAACTGATGACGGTACAAATCTTTTGAGCTTTTTAGGAAATTGTACAGGTTTGCCATCAGGTGGAATAGACAGGGTGAAATTTGCATCCGAATCAAGAATATTAATTAATTTTACAAGTTGGTCAGGACATTTGAGTGAGCGAATAAATGAAACTACGGATGTAAATATTCATTTGAGTTCATCATACAAAGCAGACAGTAGCGATTTTGCTAAAGTATTAGTGAAAGCACATTATACCGAAAATCTTTCTGATACTCATTATATTTCCGTTTTTCTTGTAGAGAGTAATATTGTCGATTGGCAAATAAAACCATTTGGAATTATTGATTCTTTTTATACTCATAATCATGTTTTTAGAGATGCTTTAACTATGTACAACGGAGAACTTCTTTTTGAACAAGCTGAAAAAAATAGGGTAATTGAAAAAGAATATAAAGTTGAAATTAAATCTGAATGGGTAGCGGAAAATTGTTCCTTTCTTGTTTTTATTCATAAATCAGGAATAGCGAGTAAAGAGGTAATTCATGTTGAAGAAATTGAAATTGAATAAATTTAATAGATGCCAAAATTATACGTCATACCAACGCCAATAGGGAACTTAGAGGATATTACTCTACGTGCCTTAAAAGTGTTGAAAGAAGTTGATTTGGTATTAGCAGAGGATACACGACAAATATCAAAGTTGCTACAACATTTTGAGATAAACACAGCAAAGAGAGCATATCATCAGCATAACGAGCATAAACTTGTTGATAATATCGTTAAGGAACTAAAGGATGATGATAAAATATTTGCTTTGGTATCGGATGCAGGTACACCCGCTATTTCTGATCCCGGCTATCTCATTGTCAAAAAATGTATTGAAAATAATATAAAAGTAGAATGTCTTCCGGGAGCAACAGCTTTTATTCCTGCTTTGGTAGAATCAGGATTACCTTCAACAACTTTTTGCTTTGAAGGTTTTTTACCTCATAAAAAAGGTCGTACAAAAAAGTTGAAAGAACTTGAAGATGAAACTCGTACAATGATTTTTTATGAATCTCCTTATCGCTTGCTTAAAACTCTTAAGCAATTTACGGAATATTTCGGTGCGGATAGGGAAGCATCTATTTCACGTGAATTGACAAAAATATATGCCGAAACAATATCTTCAACAATTGGAGAACTTTTAAAACATTTTGAAAATAACATAATTAAAGGAGAATTTGTAATTATTATCAATGGAAAAAAATAGAAATTTATATTTTACAGGATTATCAATTTTTACAGGAACAGTACTTTGGATGGCTTGGCCTCCAAAACATTATGTGTTTCTAATTTTCTTTGCGTTTATTCCGCTACTTTATATTGAGCAGGATTTTTATAGAAAAAAAATATACCGTTCGGAATTGAAACTATTTCTGTTTTCATTTCTTACTTTTCTCATCTGGAATGCTTTAACAACCTATTGGCTTTATAATGCAACTCTCGAAGGAGCATTTATGGCAATATTTATTAATTCATTGCTAATGTCTCTTCCTTTGTTGCTTTTTCATAAAGTAAAAAGGTATTTGAAAAAGGAAATATCATTAATATATTTTATTTGTTTTTGGCTTTCTTATGAACTGTTACATTTAAGCTGGGATTTTTCATGGCCTTGGCTCCATCTTGGAAATGCCTTTGCTGTTAAACCCGAATGGATTCAATGGTACGAATATACAGGAATACTGGGTGGCACTTTTTGGATTTTATTAGTTAATATTTCTGTTTTTTATCTTTTGAAAAGATTAAATAAAAGCATAAAAAGAATTGTTAAAGACTCCACTTTTTATCTCAGATTTATTTTAGTAGCTTTCGTGGTGATAGTTCCTATAATAATTTCAAACTTAATAAAAGTTGAAACTTTGG
Protein-coding sequences here:
- a CDS encoding TlpA disulfide reductase family protein; the protein is MKKIILLLISVLFVSMAFSQVEVKNKKLPSLELKDLNGKIVNLNKYAENEKITVISVWATWCAPCIKEITNINEILDDWYDEYDMEFVIISIDNSRNAMKVKPFVNGKGWDFDALLDVNSDTKRALNYSNPPFTLLVNKDGEIVYRHTGYVEGDEYNLEEEIIKISK
- the rpsT gene encoding 30S ribosomal protein S20, producing the protein MANHKSAIKRIRQNNVRRLRNKYQYKTLRNAITKFKTLTNKGEAEKEYNRITAMVDKLAKKNVIHKNKAANQKSSLAKFVNTLS
- the radC gene encoding DNA repair protein RadC, translating into MSNDKKRLGIKQWSEEDRPREKLFSKGAKALTNAELLAILIGSGTRSLSAVDLGKEILNSCENDINELAKLSVSQMIKFKGIGEAKAITIAAALELGNRRSKFPSKNPKISSSKSVYDFMYSNFADLNIEKFYILLLKRSNQIINAKEISIGGISGTIVDPKIIFKYCIEELASSVILCHNHPSGNTKPSNADIELTNKIKQGAKLLDISLLDHLIFTNNSYFSFADEGLI
- a CDS encoding DUF6029 family protein; amino-acid sequence: MKKKYFIILLLLSSFYVFSQGQLSGDLMLNSNFYDKDTSIGANTSQYKHELSSAEAWMFLNYKISGFNFSVRYDLFNNSPLLDPSEVYTEQGLSFYSVNKMIGDLDITAGYFYDQFGTGIIFRAFEDRTLGLDYAINGIRLKYNFSDNFRAKAFTGKQKYRFGMHPQVLKGINIEKDINIKDKASLLTGAGLINRTIDHNTMGLIANEINSYLLEDRFVPKWNNFAATFYNTLIFKNINWYVEYAQKTNEAIKNKAGDKFIYKDGNVIYSSLNYSVMGFGLSLQYKKSTTFAMRTSPFMALLDGTINYMPPMSKQNSKALLARYSISAQEFGEEAFQTEATYSPNKKNTLKGNYSYVEDEKNDKLFSEINVEWYKKFSKKFKSTIGLQSIYYNKLVYENHLDNYKDGTQEDAIVKTITPYSEFVYKFSRKKSLRAEIEYLFTEQDHGDFLFTLLEYNIAPKFSFSVSDMINTKPKKLDEVKHYYNISLVYSHHQTRFQIGYMKQVEGVVCTGGICRVEPAFSGVKFNLTTSF
- a CDS encoding Omp28 family outer membrane lipoprotein; protein product: MKKLLVVFSIIVFFTACEEEGPYINFEPEIVDTSLIDTTYISLTSENAQTKNILIEDFTGVNCPNCPKAAQKIHDLQAQYPDRIVAVSIHPEGFAFTEPFSCHYDFRTDDGTNLLSFLGNCTGLPSGGIDRVKFASESRILINFTSWSGHLSERINETTDVNIHLSSSYKADSSDFAKVLVKAHYTENLSDTHYISVFLVESNIVDWQIKPFGIIDSFYTHNHVFRDALTMYNGELLFEQAEKNRVIEKEYKVEIKSEWVAENCSFLVFIHKSGIASKEVIHVEEIEIE
- the rsmI gene encoding 16S rRNA (cytidine(1402)-2'-O)-methyltransferase, which encodes MPKLYVIPTPIGNLEDITLRALKVLKEVDLVLAEDTRQISKLLQHFEINTAKRAYHQHNEHKLVDNIVKELKDDDKIFALVSDAGTPAISDPGYLIVKKCIENNIKVECLPGATAFIPALVESGLPSTTFCFEGFLPHKKGRTKKLKELEDETRTMIFYESPYRLLKTLKQFTEYFGADREASISRELTKIYAETISSTIGELLKHFENNIIKGEFVIIINGKK